The following coding sequences are from one Eucalyptus grandis isolate ANBG69807.140 chromosome 11, ASM1654582v1, whole genome shotgun sequence window:
- the LOC104427792 gene encoding bidirectional sugar transporter SWEET12-like — MAIFTTDNPWVLIFGVLGNIISIMVFMAPVPTFCRICRKKSTEGFESVPYVVSLFSAMLWLYYASLKSESSAFLLLMVNSVGCAIETIYIALYFTYAPKQARMMTLTLLLLNFGGYCSILLLSHFLAKGSARVQLVGWICVALSAAVFAAPLSVIRMVIRTKSVEFLPFSLSFFLMLSAVTWLLYGLFLKDLYVAGPNVLGVIFGVLQMALHAIYRKRNNDTSVGKLSSDTQSCNGHAFIIFIEAF, encoded by the exons ATGGCCATCTTCACGACTGACAATCCCTGGGTGCTTATTTTTGGAGTTCTAG GTAATATCATATCCATCATGGTCTTTATGGCCCCAGT GCCAACGTTCTGCAGGATATGCAGGAAGAAGTCAACTGAAGGGTTTGAATCAGTTCCATACGTGGTTTCTCTGTTCAGCGCTATGCTTTGGCTGTACTATGCGTCCCTCAAGTCCGAGTCCAGCGCTTTCCTGCTCCTCATGGTCAACTCGGTCGGATGCGCCATAGAGACGATCTACATCGCTCTCTACTTCACGTATGCTCCTAAACAAGCCAGG ATGATGACGCTGACACTGCTGTTGCTGAATTTCGGAGGGTATTGTTCCATTCTTCTTCTGTCCCACTTCTTGGCAAAGGGATCGGCGAGGGTCCAACTTGTTGGGTGGATTTGCGTTGCGCTCTCTGCTGCAGTCTTTGCTGCTCCTCTAAGCGTCATT AGAATGGTGATACGTACCAAGAGCGTGGAGTTCTTGCCCTTTTCTTTATCGTTCTTCCTCATGCTCAGTGCTGTGACTTGGCTCCTATACGGCCTATTCCTCAAGGACTTGTATGTCGCG GGTCCAAACGTGTTAGGAGTCATCTTTGGAGTGCTTCAGATGGCGCTGCATGCCATATACAGGAAGAGAAATAATGATACCAGTGTTGGAAAGCTGAGCTCTGATACACAAAGTTGCAATGGGCATGCCTTCATCATCTTTATTGAAGCTTTCTGA